The nucleotide window tgcctggcagcacagaaagcccaaaattctcagcagccagggttccAGCCAGTGTCCTGCTGTATTCCCAGAGCTGTGGAATCCTGGCACAGAGAGGATTTTCACAAGGTGCAGGTCTCTGTTTCCAGCTGCTCATCTCAGAGGAGCCTCTGTGTGGAAAACGTCTCGGACACATCTTTCACTGATCCTgcagatcacagaatcccagactggttggggttggaagggaccttaaaaatcctctcattccaccccctgccctgggcaaggacacctcccTCTATCCCAGGGTCTGGCcttgggacacttccagggatgtgcagccacagcttctcttggaatctgtgccagggcctccccaccctgaCAGGGAACAACTTTCTCTCAGTGTCTGatctaaatctctcctttcTTCATGTCACAGATACCACAACAATATCAGTGTCTAATAGCTTTGATGCTATTTAATGccatatatatttatacctGAAAGACTTAACATTTTACTGATGAAGTTGTGCTCATGTATTTCTCCTCAAAAGAAACTTTGGAAGAGAATTTAAGTACAAAGAACTGCTTGAGACTTTTGGAAATAGTGGTTGGTTTTggtaaatagtttttttttgtctgttcctTCACTgttggaatgaaaaaaaaaaattaatccaaaaGACCTGTCTGGGCTTTAGTTGtagttttttattgttgtttttgaAGGTAATTTGTTAAGACCAGTGGCTTTCCCATGATTTGAAGGGGAATAAAGTAAAAGCCCTACTGAAGACTCTGGGAGTTGTAATTTGATTTCtccctcccatttttttttttttttttttttttttttttttttttttgaaggcagcatttaattaattgatttttaagtTTGATAGTCTGAGTgattacatcttttttttttctcccctgcagCTTGTTAGTGATTCCTATGCAAACCCCAGAGGAGAATTTGTGTGTTGCCTGGGTGGAAGGACAGGCTCCAGTGTTTTGGAAGCACTGAGCCTTATCTAGGGTACATGAAGTCCCTCTTCTCCTGGGCTTTAATCACATTATCCTGCCCAACTCACATCAGCAGTGATTAATGgccctgaaaataaaacataaatccATTTGTTACAGACCCTATTTTTAATCTCTGCACAAGTATCTTATCCTCTGGCCAAGGAGCAGGAATTTCTCTTTGCTGCTTCCTGGTGGCCCAGACAGGACCAGGGGCTGGGCATTGCTGTGGGCTTGCTGCTCAATTCTTGATTTTAGTCTTGCTGGATCCTCAGGGATGCCTGAGTTTGCTCATTTGGAGCAGAAGGTGTGGCTCAcaccctcctcctgccctgcagggtcaGCAGGGACCTGTGAGCTCTTCTTGTGCCTCATTTAATGACATAAATACTGTCTGAGTGTTGATATGGAATTTTACAGGATGTTTGTGTGGCCTCCACGGGGTCCTGGTGCCTCTGATTCTGTTCTTTAATAGGGATTGGTTTAGATGTGCAAAATCAGTTTATAGCAGGTGATAAACTCTCAGTGTAAGcttctaatttatttatttaaaaacgTTTACTGCAGGGTTGTTCTGCAGTGCTCTTGGTAGGAACACACATGACCAGAGAATATTTCTACCAACCTTTTCAGAAAATACCCAGGAATGGAGACCTGAGGCTGTGACAGCTTTCAGTAGGCCAAGGATTAATAGTAAATTAAATTCAGAGAATTCCAGGTTGGAAGAGGCCTCAAATATCACCTGCTCCAGTCTTTCTTGGCATAAATAACCTCGgaacaaataattaatttgtaatTCTCCTTTCTGCAGCAGTATTGGGTTACTTTTCTTTACCCACATTTTGCCCTGTGGAGTTTCCAGAtgcccctccctccttccctggaatatttttgtggtttttggggtCTAACAGGGATGGTGGCTCTTGTTTTCCAGAGGGGATGTGTTTGCCTGGGACAGGTGCAGTCCCGGTCTCACAGAGCAGGAGGTTCTGAGCTGTGACCATGCCATGCCAGCACCTAAAATGTGAAACCCGTGGAGAATTCCTATTGCTGTGCAGTAAGTCAACTCTgatttttgcatatttattcTTAGAAGACAGATTTGGGTTGATTTAAGGCAAGGGAGGGAGCATGATTTAGACTTGGTCCTCTTGTCGTGGCTACGTTAGGCGGTGCTGAAAAATTCATTTAGCtcaggaaacaaaagcaaagctttgctttgctgcCTTTACTGCTCACTAGATAAACATCTAATATTAAagaacatttctttctctgttccATGCAGGTGAATAGCAGGAAGCAAACCATGGACACTCAGTTGTTCTCCCCATTACTGGGAGCAGTCCCCGGTCCCCCCACGcccccagagccctcccagctgtgcagggacTGGCCAGGATGTGCTGAGGATTTTGGGTCCCAAACTGCCTTCCAGGAGTGCCCAAAAAAAAGGTATCAGCATCcctgcccaaaaaaaaaaaaaaggtatcagAGTCCCTGCTGTGGCCTTGGGGCTTCTGGatcactggggttttttgtatTACAGAACAAATTCTGGATGTTTTTTGGGGAGAGTTTCAGGCATCTCTGGAGGCTCAGCggattttctttgctctgtggGGGTTGTCACTGAGGTTGTGAAGAAAAAGTGTggggggttttcttttttccatcctAAAGCCAAGTGATGGTGACAgaatattgcctttttttttggagggaatTGGGTGATAGAGACTGACACAGCAGCTTTTGATGAGAAAAAGCTCTTTTGCTGAGCATTTCTAATATCTCGCTGCGTTTTTTTGTATAATTTgcttaaaaagacaaaatctgAGGTGGGGTGAAAGTGGAGTCCACTGGCTCTCAAGGTGCTGAAAGGTAACAGTTAAAGAAGATAATGGATtgcaaaaaaacctttttttttttttgctggtttcaGTGGGAAGTGTCAGAGTGATGTTGTTTTTGAATAAAAGATCACACAGCTTTGGTGTCAGCTGTAAGAGTTAATTTTAAGCAAGAGGTGGCAATTTACTAATTAAAATatacagtattttcttaaaGCAGCCTTTGGATTATTGCAAGGTagttttaaaaagccaaaaagtTATGGAATAATGGTCAATCCATGCCTACACCCATTCTGAGCCTGTGGATATTCAAAATTCCTTGAGGCCTccctaaaaaaaacaaaccaaaaaaaaaaaaaaaaacaggaaaaggaaaaactttgCTCTTTGACCAAGACACAGAAAAGATCTGGTCATCAAATATCAGTTCTGCAgtcacaaaacattttcaagagTCTTTGCCCTTCAGTGCATCCTAAATTAAATCCAGGTCCCTTAGGGAGGAAACTGAGCAGTCATGGGGTAAATCAGGGACTGAGTTAGAAGTGAAACTGGTGAGGTCTGAAAAGCCAGCAGGGTGTGATTTTCACTGATTTCACAGTGGCAAGGGATTAAAAAGGTGAATTTTGTAGGAGTTTGTCCCACATTTTATGGTCTCTGTTAAGTCAGTGAGCAATTATGTGGCAGCCAAGGTGGTTTGGGTGAGGTGGGACCAGGAAATCTCAGAGATCCTCAGGGATCCTGAAAGGCATCGAGGTGGGGAGGGAAGTTTATTGGAGCAAAACATGAGGCTAGAGGGAAGGAGAGCTTCATAATTAACTTGTGAGGAAGAGTCAGGAGTCATTACAAACAACTCCATGAAAATCTAATCGTGCACCTGAAGTTGGGTTTGTTCACAAATTGTTGAAAACTTTGGGTGTTCACCAGAAATATTTACTAATATTTTGACCTGTCCAAAAGGGGATTAAAAAGTAACTTAAGTATATAAAACTTACatatatgttattttttttttttgagattaaCATAATAGGTTTTGAATTATTTGGCAGTAGGTAAATTAGAGTGCTCCAGACTTTGAGAATATTGATCCTAGTTATGCTCTAAACAAGACAGTCAAGGTTTGTCCAtgaaacagttttgtttcttggAAAGAGAGGAGAATTTTTGCTGCTTGGAAAGTCTCTGGtgaaacaagaaggaaaataattctgcttcATTTGGGCTCTAGAATTCAAAAATGCAGGAAGGGATTTCTGTAGAGGGATGCTGAGGATTCAGAACAACTGAAAAATCCTGCTAAAATAAAGGTTTGGTCttctttttgtctgttttgtttaCGAGAAAAGTACTTATttaaaacttttccttttttttttttttaattatttttttcagggcACCATTAAATCTTTCTTACTCTGGCAATGGCCCTGATGTGTTTGGGTTGGTGTCGAGCATTTTAGAGGAGCCAAACAAGCCAGAACCAGCTACAGATTGGTAAGTTTGTTCTGAGGGTTCTTAAAATATCTGTGCTGGCTTTTATGCCCATTGTCACACAGATAtgataaacatttttaattatttcagagtTGAGTAATGACAACTTTTTAAATCCCCTTAAAATATGGAATTGTCTTTACTTCAtttaacagttaaaaaaaaaatactgaactgTTAAAACTGTTTTCCATCAGCTTTACAGCAtttgaggagggaaaaaaaaattaattttaaccaGTAGGGAGTTGACAGAATACAGTGGAATCTGAGATATTTAACAAATCCAAATAAACTCTGCATTTCTGAACGTGCAGAATAAACAGTGTGGGTGCTGAGACTTCACAGAGCACTTGCTCAGCTGCAGTGGGAATATTCCTCCTGTTTTTCAGGAGAGCTGTGCATGGTTGGTCACTAATGTGACTCTGGGGCATTACCACGATGTGTGAGTTGTTTTAAAGTAAGAAAGGTTTTAGATGCTGACAGGAGGGTTGGTTTAACTCTGTTACAGGAATTCTCTAGCAAGATTGTTTCCCCCTGTGTGGGCACCTGATCTGGGCAGCGGCGgggagctcccagggctgccagcccagcactgtGTCCAGAACAAGGATTTTCCCAAcctgctgggctccagctgcCATCAGGAACCCCTGCAGGAGCCTCCTGAGGTGGAGATGCTGCACAGAGGTTTGGGAGACCTGCAGCTCCTCGAGTCTTggctctctcctcctcctcatcccagcaATGCCCCGAGGAACCCTGAAAATTCCCCTTTGCAAACCACGGCTCCCCAGGAaggcttttccttcccaaatggGGGCTGGAACCAGCATTTGTGCACTTACGACCACGGGAGGTTAAATGGGGGCTACGAAAAATGTGGGTCCAATTTTAGgcctttttcttctcagagcAGGATGAGAGAAAGCTCCAGCGTCCAGAAGGAGttttggaaaagaggaaaagctctGAAAAATTATGCTCAAGGGCAAACTAAGTATTCCCCTGATCTTTCCAATCAGCCTGGTGATAACTCTTGGGATAAAGTACCCCAGGACAGCCACCTGTTCTCTAAGAGATATGAGAACTTCCCAGCTGCTCACAATCTGCAGTCACCTGTCCGTCCATCCCTTTGTTTTTTCAATCCACCCCCtaaggaaaatactttttctggAGGAACAAGCAGAAAACCCCAGGAAAGCCATGTGCAAAATGGCCATTGTGGCTTTACTTTAGGGGAtgcttttaataataataataataatgatgagTATAAAGTGAATATGGGACCTAAGGAAAGCTCTCCTCAAGCAGCTGAATGCGATTTATCTGTGCAAAATGGGAATTGCTCTTCGTACCAGGGGTGTGCGTGGCTGGATGGGAGCAGTCTGGCAGCTGCATCTGAAATTCCATATGGAAAACAAATGGCCACGAGCCCCCAGTCCTCATCAGGGGTTTCCACCATGTCTGGGGGCTCTCCCACCCACCAGCCTTTCACACAGCCCTCCTGCTactcccagctccttcccgCCCTCCCTGCCAGGAAAGATGGGAGCTTACAAGCATCAAATGGAGTTTCCAGTCGCTTGGGGGTTCCTCATTTCATCTCAGAGAGCCAGAAGCAGAGGAGACCCGTTGGAAGGTCCCAGGAGGATGCTGGGCTGAACAAGGAGGGGAGGCGCCGCAAATTCCCCGTCCGTTTTTCGCCCGACTGGCTCGTGCAGCAGAAAGCTGCAGGTGAAGACCCTGCTGAGAAATACCACAGGTTCCCAaaaaggcagagccaggagagtGGCAGTAAAGGCGACAGGAGAGGTAGAAGGAGTTGGATCCCTCACGTGGGATCTACGGCCCCAAACCACCAGCCCTTCGACGTGTTCCCCACAAAGCACGAGCAGAACGGTGGCAGCTTGTCAGACTTCATCAACCcttctctgcttccttctttCCCGTTCATGCCTGATTTTAAGCAAAATCCCAGCTTCCCTCCATTTAATCACCAGCTGTTTTCATCAGCAAATGCTTTCAATTTCCCTCCGCCGCCGTTTCCACTCTCGGACCTTGTTGATCTTTTTCACTGCGACGACTTCAACCCCTTGGGTCCCTTCGTGGGTGATCCCTTCCCTGGAGAAATCCCTGCCCCCTGCTTTGCCTTTCCAGCCCCATTTAACAAGTACAGACCCCCCAGGAGCCGCAGTGGCCCCGCTAGCGAGCTCCACGTCCGGCTGGAGGAGTGTTCCGAGCAGTGGAGAGCtttggagaaggagaggaagaaggtAAAACACAGCTGGTGATGATTCCTGATAAAGACTTGGCTGGTTTTAAGAGAGAAGGTTTTATGGTCtttcttctttggttttttgggagtttttggtgttttttttttttttttttttgttgttgttgttgttgttttggggcatttttttgtttgttttcgtttgggtttttccagtcacagctttctcttctgtttttttttttttttttcttgttgtaaTAAATCTCTGGCTgtagtaaaaaagaaaatgaagtaacTAATCCTGGGCACCCTCTGTGTGTCTGTAGAGAAAACCTATGATATTTTTCTTGTTCCcaaagaaaatttcagtttatGCTCTTCTCATTACAGTCACTTTCCTGCTTCAGACTCACTCCCAGAACTGTTGGCAGGACGGATCACACTGATAATGAGGGTATTGCACTTGGGAATGGAAGCTCTGTGCTCTAAAGAAGCAGGAAGAGCTTTCCCAAGAGGAGTCAAATCCCTGAATTCCATGCCAGGTGTCAGAAAAGAAATTGCCCATAATTCCTGGTTCTAATTATGGGTGCTTGGCTGCTTCCACATGGGAGAAGCCTCCTGGTTGTGTCTGAGCAAAGTAGACCTGGAAAacacctttttctttccatcatcATCTGTGGGGCCTTGCTAATGGACTTTAGGAATTGTGAATGGAGGCGCCTGTGTTGTTCTCTCATGGATGCCTTTAAACCAGActcctctctgcctgcctggccTTCCAGGAATGCTCTGGAAGTGAGAAAGGGATGATTCTTGATCCAGTGTTTGTTTCCTGTTCTCGGGCAGGATTTGGGACAGTTAGGTCATTTGCAAAGACCAAGTCATGGTTTTTGtctcctgctttttatttttatcatgaaAGGAGGGTTGTTTGTCCTCATACTTATTAATCAACGGGGCTTAATTGACCCCTTGCTCTGGTCCATCCCAAGTGTTCCAGTTTTATCCCAGTGAGCTGCTCTGGGTTTCTCAGGGTGTTTTGTGCTTACAGAATAGAAACTGCTCTCAGCCATCCAAGCCATAGCCTGGCTCCCATTCCTGCAGCCAAACCACATTCCTCAGGAGGGGATGACTGCGAGGAGAGAGGAACTCCCCCTGGGATCTGATTTAATTCTCTCCACCTTGTCTAATCACTCAGCCCTTTCAGCTCTCTGAAGCCTGTTCATTGCAGCTGCTTTGGGGTCACAGCTGGCCTGTCTCCTTTCATGAACCCCACTTTTCCAGGGATCTCATGTTTAAGGCATTTCCACCAGTTAGGAATTGTCTGCAATATTAAATGTGCACATAGCTTAGTTAATTGCTTATTAACTGTAATTCTTAGTTACCTGGTGTCATTATATGAATCCATGACCTTTTCTccatccattttattttttctgcatgacTTTCAGGCTCCTCAGATGATGAGTAGGGGTGGAGTCAGCTCTTGAAATCCATGTTAGGCCAGGTCAGGGACTAAATCACGTGGAAGTaaagcaaaaagagaaggaCTTCACCACATGCTTTCAGCACAAATATGCACAGTGTGAATGTGGACTTAGCTTTGCCTTGAACTGCAGTGCAGCACCTGACCCCTCTCTCCTCCATCCATGGTACCCTGGAGGAGGAATGAGATAAGGAATCTGCTGCTAGCTGTGCCTTTTCTACTCAAGTGTAAGAATTTCCTACCCAGAAATAGGTTTGGTGATGTTTAGTCACTGCCTGGCTAAGCCACTCTTTCTCAGTGGAAGTTTGGCTGTTGTGTTAAAGATTTTCTCTGGTAAAGGAAAAGATCTTCTGGGTTAAAGAGCTGGGGTCAGTTTATGTGAAACGTGGTTTCATCCTGATGCACTTGAGATGTGGTTTATGCTGCTGCTATCACCTGGTTCTTTTTTGAAATAATCAGAATGTGTGACATTGGAGAGAAGCAGTGAGAGGTCTTGAACTCTTGAGGGAGAGCTGAATTAGAGAAATATTCCTGACTTTtgacaagggcatgtagtggtAGGtcaaggggaatggcttcaaaccaaaagagggcagggttagattaggtttgggaagaaatttttgatgtgagggtggtgaggctctggcacagggtgcccagagaagctgtggctgcccctggaagtgcccaaggccaggttggatggagcttggagcaacctggaagTTGCAGGTCCTTTCCCAACCCAAATCATACTGTTGCAAATCCACACCCAGGGAGTTTGGGATTAAACCAGCAGAGGTTTAGCTTTTTCCTCatagaaaaaggaaggaattgttccctgggagggtgggcaggccctggcacagggtgcccagagaagctgtggctgcccctggatccctggcagtgcccaaggccacgTTGGACAAGGCGTGGAACAACCTcggatggtggaaggtgttcatggcagggagtggaataaaatgagctttgaggtcccttccaacccaaaccattctgggatccTGTGATGCTGGGGAATGTTCTTCTCTCAACGCACTCAGAAGTCGGTTGGGTGCTCGCTCCTAACCCAGCTGAAAATTCCAAACAGCGCCAAAACCGGATTGATGACACCGCGCTGATTTCACGCCGCCACGCTGACAAACTCTTTTCCCTTCCAGGCTGAGGCTGACCTTGCAAGGCActtcccagggcagcacagctccagctgcagccccgtGTCCCGGCTCCCCGCGCACCCGTCCCGCGTGGATCGCCTGATCGCCGAGCAGTCACGGGAACACGCCCGGGTACGCCCGGAGGGGCTGCAATTCCCGCAGTTCTGCTGGGATTTCTTCGTTTATTCATCGCCACTCGGCGGGTTTGGTGCTTTGTCAGGATTCTCTTGGGTAGCTGGAACTGGAGAGGTGAACTTTGGGGTGGCTGTTTTTGGATGGAGCGGTGTGTTGTCATCTTAAATTGGTGATAGCGAGAGGTTAGCTGCTTGGAGTTATCGGTAGAGAATTGGAGGGGTGTCATGTTTTTTGATTGCTTTGTTGATTttctttaggttatgaagtaATCTCTAGGAGTTAGAAGTCATTTTGTGGATGATGAATACAGGGCTGTTTGTGGGtgtgatgtgatttttttttttttttgtaattgttcTTTTAGTATATTTTCAAGGGTACTTAACCTTTATCAAAGAAAAACCTACTGATTAATTTAAATAGGGTTATTCATTTTTCTATGGTAGCTTTAGAATGGTGAATTTTTGACGTGGTCTCCATTAAAGGTTTTGCTCCCCACTGGGACAGTACATCTTTGTTCTATATGGTGAGAAGTTTCTGTATAATGAAGGGATGTACTGTTGCTGTTTGATCTTTGTTGAGGGTATTTACTAAATTtgggagagagaaaggggaTTGTGGGAAATAGTAAATGTAAGAAGACTTCCAGAAAGCTGTGAGGCCTCAGAAAGAGCAGAGAACTTAGAGCTACCTGCAGCTGCAAAGTCTGAGAGTAGAAAAGTTGCAGTAGTACAGCAAGCAAGGGCATGAAACAATAGCTTGAGTTTTCTGCCAGGTGCTCGCACTGATAGGAAGAATGGAGAGGCTTTGTGGTGCTCCCCTGCACAGGAACATCTCCAGGACCTTGGAGCTCCACCTGGAAGCCATTCAGGTGACCCAGGCACGTCGGAAGGATGAGATTGGGAATGCTGCAAACCCCCAGAGGCATGGGGGGCCACGCTATAACAACGACAAAGGTAATGCTgccccttcctgcagccctcagAGCTTTTTCGGGGGTTTAATTGTGAGTATGTTCctcttaaaaatgtaaatttgcaATATGCAGCAATTGCTGTCACTTCAGCAAAAGGAAGTTTGCAAATAGGCTCTTGTTGCTTTTTAAGACTTTAAATTACTTTGAGTtctattgggttttttttcctgttacaattttaaaaaattgctattttttcctcttgactAGGAGACAACTGTCTCCTCAGTGACATTATATAATCATAAGAGGTTGtcctaaaagcaaaaatgtgcTCGTTTTTAAGCAGGCAGCATTATTTCCTGGTATGGCtaaactttcttttctcttcagcttataaaataataaaaaaattgccaGCGTTGTGCAAAACAATTGTCTACCTTACCTAAATCACAAACCCACCAGGAATGACATTCCACATTCTGATGAAGTAAATTCTGTTGAAGTAAAGCCAGAATAATCTGTAGCAACAGTAAATGTGGCAGTTTATGGTTTGGGGTTCAAGatgatattatttttcttcagaaaataccTGTGTCTCAGAACAAAAGAGGAATTCACTCCTTAGTGCTGAAGTGAAGTGGACAGTGAGGTTCCTCTGGCTGTGGAATAGCTCTTCTTGTGAGGGAAAGATAAGGTGGAAAGAGaatcaaaatgttttgcttttgcagttCAGgtgtcaaaaattaaaatatcaaatttaAATGTCATGCCCTTAAAACAATAGATCTATCTGCAAAcgttgcttttaaaataactcCTAAATCTTTGATGTGACTTTAACTTCAAGTGTGAGTCAGGAGTAGTAGAAGGAAGGTTCTTGGCCAGGCAGGAGAAGAAGGACACAGTGGTTAAGTGGATGATTATGGTTAGATTTAATGCCAATACAGCATCTAAATATTGCCAATACTGTAAATAACAGCTCTGTTGTCTGTTAAAATGAGTTCTGGCTCCAGCAGGTCCTGATCCCTCCTGCTGAGCCACAGCTTTTGGTGACACCCCCTCCCCTCCTGAATTCCCAGAGAAATGTAGGAGCATCTTGGTCCACTTAGTCCCAGATTTCATCAATGTTTCTGTCTGAAAGGTTGCACTGTCAGCAGTTTTGGCTGGAAATGTGCAGGTTTGCAATCCCTGGCCTTGCAGGATTTGCAGTTGCAAACGAATCCCCTGTGGAGCTGCTTTAAgatttcatttctgtatttgaCCAGATCTTTGTGCCTTTACTCACCCATCCAAAAATCAATGTTGCCTTCTTCCTGCAAAATCAAAAActgcctgcagcctcagcagacCAGTTTGCCCAGTATCCACCAGCATTTTGGAGCCTTTTGCAGCATTTTGGATCCTTTTTGCACAGACAATTCACGTGAGATGTTGCAGCTGTCGTTACTggtgcagctcagctgctccttgagCACGGTTTGCTCAGGACTGTGAGTTGAACAAAtttatgcaattaaaaaaaaaattaataatgtgcTTGAGTTCTGGATGCTGGGAgttttagactttctgtgctgccaggcactgacccccaggagaacactgcgttgacctgaggccgtggagaagcttccaaaatggaatgacagaactgggattgtgggggtggagtttggatagaagtgtgtgatatcacaggctgggaaactcagagtttaagggtttagaatgcAGGAATAGATATAGAGCAaaatggaggttttagggtAG belongs to Vidua macroura isolate BioBank_ID:100142 chromosome 1, ASM2450914v1, whole genome shotgun sequence and includes:
- the LOC128810690 gene encoding uncharacterized protein LOC128810690 translates to MDTQLFSPLLGAVPGPPTPPEPSQLCRDWPGCAEDFGSQTAFQECPKKRAPLNLSYSGNGPDVFGLVSSILEEPNKPEPATDWNSLARLFPPVWAPDLGSGGELPGLPAQHCVQNKDFPNLLGSSCHQEPLQEPPEVEMLHRGLGDLQLLESWLSPPPHPSNAPRNPENSPLQTTAPQEGFSFPNGGWNQHLCTYDHGRLNGGYEKCGSNFRPFSSQSRMRESSSVQKEFWKRGKALKNYAQGQTKYSPDLSNQPGDNSWDKVPQDSHLFSKRYENFPAAHNLQSPVRPSLCFFNPPPKENTFSGGTSRKPQESHVQNGHCGFTLGDAFNNNNNNDEYKVNMGPKESSPQAAECDLSVQNGNCSSYQGCAWLDGSSLAAASEIPYGKQMATSPQSSSGVSTMSGGSPTHQPFTQPSCYSQLLPALPARKDGSLQASNGVSSRLGVPHFISESQKQRRPVGRSQEDAGLNKEGRRRKFPVRFSPDWLVQQKAAGEDPAEKYHRFPKRQSQESGSKGDRRGRRSWIPHVGSTAPNHQPFDVFPTKHEQNGGSLSDFINPSLLPSFPFMPDFKQNPSFPPFNHQLFSSANAFNFPPPPFPLSDLVDLFHCDDFNPLGPFVGDPFPGEIPAPCFAFPAPFNKYRPPRSRSGPASELHVRLEECSEQWRALEKERKKAEADLARHFPGQHSSSCSPVSRLPAHPSRVDRLIAEQSREHARVLALIGRMERLCGAPLHRNISRTLELHLEAIQVTQARRKDEIGNAANPQRHGGPRYNNDKDVLALAAALRALAGATRKARTALWCALQATLPKSPPAAPENQQLLLQELRSSSTTSQGKSSVEQESRGSGKAEEARKILE